One genomic region from Ptychodera flava strain L36383 chromosome 14, AS_Pfla_20210202, whole genome shotgun sequence encodes:
- the LOC139149652 gene encoding neutral alpha-glucosidase AB-like isoform X1 has product MPLPHVELDGIRVVDKMAAPTGTRYAMKILILLPVLLSAVHSVDVGNFKNCGQSSFCRRNRKQEEGESVYVAKLNTLEVTGSKAAVQLLNTENNVALKLELISIENNIARIRIDEVEPLKPRYVVQDVLMEEPKQTSLIKGKEDANSVEFNLGDSGKSKVLLTAKPFRMDFMENNELVLSVNSRGLLSFEHIREKSPRLMTKIGNALNSAVSSIVNTFMPGRNNPPVEEKEEEEAENEEEVEDAGDEEDDEDDEERLLQEEIKKKEEEKAAAAAPAEDPDLWEEKFKTHHDSKPNGPESISLDFSFVNFDHVYGIPEHADTLALKTTTNTDPYRLYNLDVFEYDLHNPMALYGSVPYMLAHNAKRTMGLFWMNAAETWIDITSNTASKNMFNKLMDYAAGGGDSPQTDTRWISESGIIDTFVLLGPTPSDVFKQYASLTGTTALPPLFSIAYHQCRWNYNDETDVKTVDSKFDEYDIPYDVLWLDIEHTEGKKYMTWDKTKFPTPLDMLNNLASKSRKMVTIIDPHIKKEDGYHIYKEAKGLDYFVKNKDGNDYEGWCWPGTSAWLDFLNPAIRDWWASKLSLDQYEGSTLTLFTWNDMNEPSVFNGPEVTMHKDAKHFGGWEHRDIHNIYGMYQQMATGEGQIKRSGGKARPFVLSRAFFAGSQRYGAIWTGDNTAEWSHLKMSLPMLMSIGLAGITFIGADVGGFFRNPDSELLTRWYQAGAYQPFFRAHAHLDTKRREPWLLPEENMLVVREAIRQRYAYLPFWYTQFYKSSLDGKPIMRPLWVDFPDDTETFAMENQYLIGDALLVHPISDPGTYSAKVYFPGENQPWYDVMNCMIYTGKRYTGVSAPLSKIPVFQRGGTIVPRKERVRRSSSLMQDDPYTLVVAVGKDGNARGDLYMDDGHSFDYKEGKYLLVEFEYSQNKLVSRPVDYNHTFTTKSWLEKVIIMGVQSQVVNAEIQYDGSSVNLGVTTDPKTQSTVIRKPGVNMSKEWTINLR; this is encoded by the exons ATGCCCCTGCCTCACGTTGAACTGGACGGCATCCGGGTGGTAGACAAGATGGCAGCGCCCACGGGTACAAG ATATGCAATGAAGATTCTTATACTACTGCCAGTTTTGCTGTCGGCTGTACACTCAGTTGATGttggaaattttaaaaactgTGGCCAAAGTAGCTTTTGTAG GCGAAACAGGAAACAAGAAGAAGGGGAATCAGTCTATGTAGCAAAACTTAACACATTGGAAGTTACAGGTAGCAAAGCAGCAGTGCAGTTGTTGAACACTGAAAACAATGTGGCATTGAAACTAGAACTCATATCAATAGAAAACAACATAGCTCGGATACGAATCGATGAGGTGGAGCCGTTGAAGCCGAGATACGTGGTGCAAGATGTCCTCATGGAGGAACCCAAACAAACAAG TCTGATAAAAGGAAAAGAAGATGCCAATTCTGTAGAGTTTAATCTCGGTGACAGCGGTAAATCAAAAGTATTACTCACTGCCAAGCCGTTCAGGATGGACTTCATGGAGAACAATGAACTGGTGCTGAGTGTCAACTCCAGAGGGCTCCTTTCCTTTGAACATATCAGGGAGAAGTCCCCAAG ACTGATGACAAAAATTGGAAACGCGTTGAATTCGGCAGTGTCCTCCATTGTAAACACATTTATGCCTGGAAG AAACAACCCTCCAGTTGAGGagaaggaagaagaagaagctgAAAATGAAGAG GAGGTTGAAGATGCTGGtgatgaagaagatgatgaagatgatgaagaGCGGTTGTTACAAGAAGAAATTAAGAAGAAGGAGGAAGAGAAAGCTGCTGCTGCTGCACCAGCAGAAGACCCAGATCTTTgggaagaaaaattcaaaacccACCACGACAGCAAACCAAATG GCCCAGAGTCAATATCGTTAGATTTCTCCttcgtaaattttgaccatGTCTATGGCATCCCAGAGCATGCTGATACACTGGCTTTGAAGACAACTAC GAACACTGATCCGTACCGCTTGTACAACCTTGATGTATTTGAGTATGATCTACACAACCCAATGGCTTTGTATGGATCTGTTCCGTACATGCTGGCTCACAA TGCCAAGAGAACGATGGGTTTGTTTTGGATGAATGCAGCAGAGACATGGATTGACATCACTTCCAACACTGCAAGCAAG AACATGTTTAACAAGCTTATGGATTATGCTGCCGGTGGAGGAGATAGCCCACAAACAGACACACGCTGGATTTCAGAGAGCGGTATCATAGACACATTTGTATTGTTGGGGCCAACACCAAGCGATGTTTTCAAACAGTATGCAAGCTTGACAGGAACAACTGCTCTACCTCCA CTTTTCTCCATTGCATATCACCAATGCAGATGGAATTACAATGATGAAACAGACGTCAAGAC tgtGGATTCCAAGTTTGATGAGTATGACATCCCCTATGATGTTCTCTGGCTTGATATTGAACACACCGAGGGCAAAAA ATACATGACTTGGGACAAGACAAAGTTTCCCACTCCACTTGATATGCTGAATAATTTAGCGTCAAAGAGCAGGAAG ATGGTTACCATAATTGATCCACACATCAAAAAGGAAGATGGTTATCACATTTACAAAGAGGCCAAGGGTTTGGATTACTTTGTCAAGAACAAAGACGGCAATGATTACGAAGGATGGTGCTGGCCTG GTACGTCTGCTTGGCTGGACTTTCTCAACCCTGCCATCCGTGACTGGTGGGCCAGTAAGCTCTCCCTGGATCAATACGAGGGTTCAACTTTGACCCTGTTCACCTGGAATGACATGAACGAACCGTCCGTGTTCAATGGACCAGAGGTCACCATGCACAAGGACGCCAAACATTTTGGTGGCTGGGAGCATAGGGATATTCACAACATCTATGGAATGTATCAG CAAATGGCCACCGGTGAAGGACAAATCAAAAGAAGTGGAGGAAAAGCCAGACCTTTCGTCTTGTCAAGGGCATTTTTCGCTGGCTCACAAAGATATG GTGCAATTTGGACAGGTGACAACACTGCTGAATGGTcacatttgaaaatgtcattgcCAATGTTGATGTCCATCGGATTAGCCGGTATCACATTCATTGGTG CTGATGTTGGTGGGTTCTTCAGGAATCCTGACTCAGAATTGCTGACCAGATGGTATCAG GCTGGGGCATATCAACCCTTTTTCCGTGCCCACGCTCACCTGGACACAAAGAGGCGGGAACCGTGGTTACTGCCGGAGGAGAACATGCTGGTTGTGAGAGAAGCTATAAGACAGCGGTATGCGTATCTGCCTTTCTGGTACACACAGTTCTACAAGTCTTCTCTCGATGGGAAACCAATTATGAG GCCTTTATGGGTAGATTTTCCTGATGATACAGAAACCTTTGCTATGGAAAACCAGTATCTCATTG GTGATGCGTTGCTGGTGCATCCAATTTCGGATCCAGGAACCTATTCAGCAAAAGTGTATTTTCCAGGAGAAAATCAG CCATGGTATGATGTGATGAACTGTATGATTTACACTGGTAAACGCTACACCGGTGTCAGTGCCCCTCTCTCCAAG ATTCCAGTGTTCCAACGTGGAGGCACCATAGTTCCTCGAAAGGAACGTGTCCGACGTAGCTCATCATTGATGCAGGACGACCCATACACACTTGTTGTCGCTGTTGGCAAAGAT GGTAATGCCCGTGGTGATCTCTACATGGACGATGGACACAGTTTTGATTACAAAGAAGGAAAATATTTACTCGTGGAATTTGagtattcacaaaacaaacTTGTATCTAG GCCTGTAGATTACAACCACACATTCACCACCAAATCCTGGCTTGAAAAAGTTATCATAATGGGTGTACAGTCCCAGGTTGTCAATGCTGAAATACAATACGACG GTTCCTCTGTAAACCTTGGCGTGACCACTGATCCTAAGACACAGTCTACAGTTATTCGGAAACCGGGTGTAAACATGTCGAAAGAATGGACAATAAACCTGAGAtag
- the LOC139149652 gene encoding neutral alpha-glucosidase AB-like isoform X2 has protein sequence MPLPHVELDGIRVVDKMAAPTGTRYAMKILILLPVLLSAVHSVDVGNFKNCGQSSFCRRNRKQEEGESVYVAKLNTLEVTGSKAAVQLLNTENNVALKLELISIENNIARIRIDEVEPLKPRYVVQDVLMEEPKQTSLIKGKEDANSVEFNLGDSGKSKVLLTAKPFRMDFMENNELVLSVNSRGLLSFEHIREKSPRNNPPVEEKEEEEAENEEEVEDAGDEEDDEDDEERLLQEEIKKKEEEKAAAAAPAEDPDLWEEKFKTHHDSKPNGPESISLDFSFVNFDHVYGIPEHADTLALKTTTNTDPYRLYNLDVFEYDLHNPMALYGSVPYMLAHNAKRTMGLFWMNAAETWIDITSNTASKNMFNKLMDYAAGGGDSPQTDTRWISESGIIDTFVLLGPTPSDVFKQYASLTGTTALPPLFSIAYHQCRWNYNDETDVKTVDSKFDEYDIPYDVLWLDIEHTEGKKYMTWDKTKFPTPLDMLNNLASKSRKMVTIIDPHIKKEDGYHIYKEAKGLDYFVKNKDGNDYEGWCWPGTSAWLDFLNPAIRDWWASKLSLDQYEGSTLTLFTWNDMNEPSVFNGPEVTMHKDAKHFGGWEHRDIHNIYGMYQQMATGEGQIKRSGGKARPFVLSRAFFAGSQRYGAIWTGDNTAEWSHLKMSLPMLMSIGLAGITFIGADVGGFFRNPDSELLTRWYQAGAYQPFFRAHAHLDTKRREPWLLPEENMLVVREAIRQRYAYLPFWYTQFYKSSLDGKPIMRPLWVDFPDDTETFAMENQYLIGDALLVHPISDPGTYSAKVYFPGENQPWYDVMNCMIYTGKRYTGVSAPLSKIPVFQRGGTIVPRKERVRRSSSLMQDDPYTLVVAVGKDGNARGDLYMDDGHSFDYKEGKYLLVEFEYSQNKLVSRPVDYNHTFTTKSWLEKVIIMGVQSQVVNAEIQYDGSSVNLGVTTDPKTQSTVIRKPGVNMSKEWTINLR, from the exons ATGCCCCTGCCTCACGTTGAACTGGACGGCATCCGGGTGGTAGACAAGATGGCAGCGCCCACGGGTACAAG ATATGCAATGAAGATTCTTATACTACTGCCAGTTTTGCTGTCGGCTGTACACTCAGTTGATGttggaaattttaaaaactgTGGCCAAAGTAGCTTTTGTAG GCGAAACAGGAAACAAGAAGAAGGGGAATCAGTCTATGTAGCAAAACTTAACACATTGGAAGTTACAGGTAGCAAAGCAGCAGTGCAGTTGTTGAACACTGAAAACAATGTGGCATTGAAACTAGAACTCATATCAATAGAAAACAACATAGCTCGGATACGAATCGATGAGGTGGAGCCGTTGAAGCCGAGATACGTGGTGCAAGATGTCCTCATGGAGGAACCCAAACAAACAAG TCTGATAAAAGGAAAAGAAGATGCCAATTCTGTAGAGTTTAATCTCGGTGACAGCGGTAAATCAAAAGTATTACTCACTGCCAAGCCGTTCAGGATGGACTTCATGGAGAACAATGAACTGGTGCTGAGTGTCAACTCCAGAGGGCTCCTTTCCTTTGAACATATCAGGGAGAAGTCCCCAAG AAACAACCCTCCAGTTGAGGagaaggaagaagaagaagctgAAAATGAAGAG GAGGTTGAAGATGCTGGtgatgaagaagatgatgaagatgatgaagaGCGGTTGTTACAAGAAGAAATTAAGAAGAAGGAGGAAGAGAAAGCTGCTGCTGCTGCACCAGCAGAAGACCCAGATCTTTgggaagaaaaattcaaaacccACCACGACAGCAAACCAAATG GCCCAGAGTCAATATCGTTAGATTTCTCCttcgtaaattttgaccatGTCTATGGCATCCCAGAGCATGCTGATACACTGGCTTTGAAGACAACTAC GAACACTGATCCGTACCGCTTGTACAACCTTGATGTATTTGAGTATGATCTACACAACCCAATGGCTTTGTATGGATCTGTTCCGTACATGCTGGCTCACAA TGCCAAGAGAACGATGGGTTTGTTTTGGATGAATGCAGCAGAGACATGGATTGACATCACTTCCAACACTGCAAGCAAG AACATGTTTAACAAGCTTATGGATTATGCTGCCGGTGGAGGAGATAGCCCACAAACAGACACACGCTGGATTTCAGAGAGCGGTATCATAGACACATTTGTATTGTTGGGGCCAACACCAAGCGATGTTTTCAAACAGTATGCAAGCTTGACAGGAACAACTGCTCTACCTCCA CTTTTCTCCATTGCATATCACCAATGCAGATGGAATTACAATGATGAAACAGACGTCAAGAC tgtGGATTCCAAGTTTGATGAGTATGACATCCCCTATGATGTTCTCTGGCTTGATATTGAACACACCGAGGGCAAAAA ATACATGACTTGGGACAAGACAAAGTTTCCCACTCCACTTGATATGCTGAATAATTTAGCGTCAAAGAGCAGGAAG ATGGTTACCATAATTGATCCACACATCAAAAAGGAAGATGGTTATCACATTTACAAAGAGGCCAAGGGTTTGGATTACTTTGTCAAGAACAAAGACGGCAATGATTACGAAGGATGGTGCTGGCCTG GTACGTCTGCTTGGCTGGACTTTCTCAACCCTGCCATCCGTGACTGGTGGGCCAGTAAGCTCTCCCTGGATCAATACGAGGGTTCAACTTTGACCCTGTTCACCTGGAATGACATGAACGAACCGTCCGTGTTCAATGGACCAGAGGTCACCATGCACAAGGACGCCAAACATTTTGGTGGCTGGGAGCATAGGGATATTCACAACATCTATGGAATGTATCAG CAAATGGCCACCGGTGAAGGACAAATCAAAAGAAGTGGAGGAAAAGCCAGACCTTTCGTCTTGTCAAGGGCATTTTTCGCTGGCTCACAAAGATATG GTGCAATTTGGACAGGTGACAACACTGCTGAATGGTcacatttgaaaatgtcattgcCAATGTTGATGTCCATCGGATTAGCCGGTATCACATTCATTGGTG CTGATGTTGGTGGGTTCTTCAGGAATCCTGACTCAGAATTGCTGACCAGATGGTATCAG GCTGGGGCATATCAACCCTTTTTCCGTGCCCACGCTCACCTGGACACAAAGAGGCGGGAACCGTGGTTACTGCCGGAGGAGAACATGCTGGTTGTGAGAGAAGCTATAAGACAGCGGTATGCGTATCTGCCTTTCTGGTACACACAGTTCTACAAGTCTTCTCTCGATGGGAAACCAATTATGAG GCCTTTATGGGTAGATTTTCCTGATGATACAGAAACCTTTGCTATGGAAAACCAGTATCTCATTG GTGATGCGTTGCTGGTGCATCCAATTTCGGATCCAGGAACCTATTCAGCAAAAGTGTATTTTCCAGGAGAAAATCAG CCATGGTATGATGTGATGAACTGTATGATTTACACTGGTAAACGCTACACCGGTGTCAGTGCCCCTCTCTCCAAG ATTCCAGTGTTCCAACGTGGAGGCACCATAGTTCCTCGAAAGGAACGTGTCCGACGTAGCTCATCATTGATGCAGGACGACCCATACACACTTGTTGTCGCTGTTGGCAAAGAT GGTAATGCCCGTGGTGATCTCTACATGGACGATGGACACAGTTTTGATTACAAAGAAGGAAAATATTTACTCGTGGAATTTGagtattcacaaaacaaacTTGTATCTAG GCCTGTAGATTACAACCACACATTCACCACCAAATCCTGGCTTGAAAAAGTTATCATAATGGGTGTACAGTCCCAGGTTGTCAATGCTGAAATACAATACGACG GTTCCTCTGTAAACCTTGGCGTGACCACTGATCCTAAGACACAGTCTACAGTTATTCGGAAACCGGGTGTAAACATGTCGAAAGAATGGACAATAAACCTGAGAtag